One window of Marinobacterium aestuarii genomic DNA carries:
- the rpmG gene encoding 50S ribosomal protein L33, with protein MAAKGAREKIRLVSSAGTGHFYTTDKNKRNTPEKLEFKKYDPVVRQHVLYKEAKIK; from the coding sequence ATGGCTGCTAAAGGCGCTCGTGAAAAGATCCGCTTGGTTTCCTCTGCCGGTACTGGTCACTTCTACACTACCGACAAGAACAAGCGCAACACACCGGAAAAGCTTGAATTCAAAAAGTACGATCCGGTTGTTCGTCAGCACGTTCTGTACAAGGAAGCCAAGATCAAGTAA
- the rpmB gene encoding 50S ribosomal protein L28: MSKVCMVTGKRPVTGNNVSHSQRKTRRRFLPNLHWHRFWVESEQRFVRLRVSSKGMRIIDKKGIDSVLTEMRTRGEKF, translated from the coding sequence ATGTCTAAAGTTTGCATGGTTACCGGCAAGCGTCCGGTCACCGGGAACAACGTTTCCCACTCACAGCGTAAAACTCGCCGTCGTTTTCTGCCGAACCTGCATTGGCACCGGTTCTGGGTTGAGAGCGAGCAGCGTTTCGTTCGTCTGCGTGTATCTTCCAAAGGTATGCGTATTATCGATAAGAAGGGTATTGACTCGGTTCTGACCGAAATGCGTACCCGTGGCGAGAAATTTTAA
- the radC gene encoding RadC family protein, with protein MSISDWPAQERPRERLLSLGAAALSDAELLAIFLRTGVSGKSAVDLARELLDRFGGLRPLLESSREQFCQGLGLGDAKYAQLQAVLEMARRHLEATLERGDALENPAAVRRYLTARLRHQAREVFACLFLDNRHRVIHFDELFFGTIDAASVYPREVVKRALAHNAAALILAHNHPSGVAEPSLADQQITRRLIDALALVDIRVLDHMVVGDREVVSFAERGLL; from the coding sequence ATGTCCATTTCAGACTGGCCGGCGCAGGAGCGTCCACGGGAACGCTTGCTGTCACTCGGTGCGGCGGCTTTGTCCGATGCCGAGTTGCTGGCGATTTTTCTGCGTACCGGTGTCAGCGGCAAAAGTGCGGTGGATCTGGCGCGCGAGCTGCTGGATCGTTTTGGCGGGCTGCGACCGCTGCTGGAGAGCAGTCGTGAGCAGTTCTGTCAGGGTTTGGGGCTGGGGGATGCCAAATATGCCCAGCTGCAGGCGGTGCTGGAAATGGCGCGGCGTCATCTGGAGGCGACACTGGAGCGGGGTGATGCGCTGGAAAATCCGGCAGCGGTTCGGCGCTATCTCACGGCACGGTTGCGGCATCAGGCGCGGGAAGTCTTTGCCTGTCTGTTTCTGGATAACCGCCACCGGGTGATTCATTTTGATGAGCTGTTCTTCGGCACCATCGATGCCGCATCTGTTTATCCGCGCGAGGTGGTCAAGCGGGCGCTGGCGCATAACGCTGCGGCGCTTATTCTGGCGCACAATCACCCCTCGGGTGTGGCTGAACCCTCGCTGGCCGATCAGCAGATTACACGCCGTCTGATCGATGCCCTGGCGCTGGTGGATATCCGGGTGCTGGATCATATGGTGGTCGGGGACAGGGAGGTCGTATCCTTCGCTGAACGGGGGCTGCTTTAA
- the coaBC gene encoding bifunctional phosphopantothenoylcysteine decarboxylase/phosphopantothenate--cysteine ligase CoaBC, translating to MQRLTNRQIILGITGGIAAYKSAELTRLLKGAGADVRVVMTPAATEFITPLTLQALSGHAVHQHLLDPEAEAGMGHIELAKWADLILIAPASADFIARLADGQGNDLLSTLCLATEAPICLAPAMNQAMWRNRHTQDNIARLHAGEISIFGPGSGEQACGDTGPGRMLEPTELAQLTAAQFDTGLLSGKTVFITAGPTREALDPVRYISNHSSGKMGYALAQAAVDAGARVKLISGPVNLPAPPRMERVQVQSAQDMLAAAMDGIDSCDIFIAAAAVADYRPTAVSEHKLKKGAEEIMELRLVKNPDIVASVAALPRKPFTVGFAAETRDLLSYARSKLERKNLDLIVANDVSQPGIGFNSDENAVTLVSRDAALVLPQTSKRQLASQLIRQIAELYNRAP from the coding sequence ATGCAACGACTTACTAACAGACAAATCATTCTGGGCATTACCGGCGGCATTGCCGCCTACAAAAGTGCCGAGCTCACGCGCCTGCTCAAGGGCGCCGGTGCCGACGTGCGCGTTGTCATGACGCCTGCGGCCACTGAGTTCATTACCCCATTGACGCTGCAGGCGCTGTCCGGCCATGCGGTCCACCAGCATCTGCTGGATCCTGAAGCCGAAGCCGGCATGGGTCATATAGAGCTGGCCAAGTGGGCCGACCTGATCCTGATTGCACCGGCCAGTGCCGATTTCATCGCCCGTCTGGCCGATGGTCAGGGCAATGACCTGCTCAGCACCCTCTGTCTGGCTACCGAGGCACCGATCTGTCTGGCGCCGGCGATGAACCAGGCCATGTGGCGCAACCGTCATACCCAGGACAATATTGCCCGCCTGCACGCCGGCGAGATCAGCATCTTTGGTCCCGGCAGTGGCGAACAGGCCTGCGGCGACACCGGCCCCGGCCGGATGCTGGAACCCACAGAGCTGGCCCAGCTCACCGCAGCCCAGTTCGACACCGGCCTGCTGAGCGGCAAGACCGTCTTTATTACCGCAGGCCCGACCCGCGAGGCACTGGACCCGGTACGCTACATTTCCAACCATAGCTCCGGCAAGATGGGCTACGCCCTCGCCCAGGCGGCGGTGGATGCAGGCGCGCGCGTCAAGCTGATCAGCGGGCCGGTCAACCTGCCAGCACCCCCACGCATGGAGCGGGTACAGGTGCAAAGCGCACAAGACATGCTGGCGGCGGCCATGGACGGAATCGATAGCTGCGACATCTTTATCGCCGCTGCCGCCGTGGCCGATTACCGCCCCACGGCGGTATCCGAGCACAAGCTGAAGAAGGGTGCCGAGGAGATCATGGAGCTGCGGCTGGTAAAGAATCCGGATATCGTTGCCAGCGTCGCCGCCCTGCCCCGCAAACCCTTTACTGTCGGCTTTGCCGCCGAAACTCGGGATCTGCTCAGCTATGCCCGCAGCAAGCTGGAACGCAAGAATCTGGATCTGATCGTCGCCAACGACGTATCCCAGCCCGGCATCGGCTTTAACAGCGACGAAAACGCCGTTACCCTGGTCAGCCGCGATGCGGCACTGGTGCTGCCCCAAACTTCGAAACGCCAGCTGGCGAGCCAGCTGATCCGTCAAATTGCCGAACTCTATAACCGAGCCCCATGA
- the dut gene encoding dUTP diphosphatase has product MKKLQVKILDPRIGRDFALPAYATAGSAGLDLRACLDAPVTLEPGQTELLPTGLAIYIEDPSLCAMILPRSGLGHKHGIVLGNLVGLIDSDYQGQLFVSCWNRGQTTFVVEPGERIAQLVLVPVVQADFEMVDEFHASERADGGFGSSGRH; this is encoded by the coding sequence ATGAAGAAACTGCAAGTAAAGATTCTTGATCCCCGTATTGGCCGCGACTTTGCGCTGCCCGCCTATGCCACCGCCGGTTCCGCAGGCCTGGACCTGCGCGCCTGCCTGGACGCACCTGTAACACTTGAGCCCGGCCAGACAGAACTGCTGCCCACCGGCCTGGCGATCTATATTGAAGACCCGTCGCTGTGCGCCATGATCCTGCCGCGCTCAGGCCTGGGTCACAAGCACGGCATTGTGCTCGGCAACCTGGTTGGCCTGATCGATTCCGACTATCAGGGTCAGCTGTTTGTGTCCTGCTGGAACCGCGGCCAGACCACCTTTGTGGTCGAGCCCGGCGAGCGCATTGCCCAGCTGGTGCTGGTGCCGGTGGTGCAGGCAGACTTTGAGATGGTGGATGAATTCCACGCCTCCGAGCGCGCCGACGGCGGTTTCGGCTCCTCGGGCCGACACTAA
- the argB gene encoding acetylglutamate kinase, with translation MALTRSEAMNTAQVLSEAMPYIQRFVGKTLVVKYGGNAMVDEKLQNSFARDIVMLKLVGLNPIVVHGGGPQIGDLLEKLNIESHFINGMRVTDSKTMDVVEMVLGGMVNKQIVGLINSNGGKAIGLTGKDGQLLTARKLRVKHKTPEMLAPEILDIGHVGEVEKVNVKVLDMLVNSDFIPVIAPIGVGEDGMSYNINADLVAGKIAEVLKAEKLILLTNIAGLLDKEGKLLTGLSTRQVDGLIEDGTIYGGMLPKIDCALSAVKNGVNSAHIIDGRVEHSCMLEIFTDEGVGTLITNRTL, from the coding sequence ATGGCACTGACACGCAGCGAAGCCATGAACACCGCCCAGGTGCTCAGCGAAGCAATGCCCTACATCCAGCGTTTTGTCGGCAAGACCCTGGTGGTCAAATACGGCGGCAACGCCATGGTCGATGAAAAACTGCAGAACAGCTTTGCCCGCGACATCGTCATGCTCAAACTGGTCGGCCTGAACCCCATAGTGGTCCACGGTGGCGGCCCGCAGATCGGCGACCTGCTGGAAAAGCTCAATATCGAATCCCATTTCATCAATGGCATGCGCGTCACCGACTCCAAAACCATGGACGTGGTTGAGATGGTGCTCGGCGGCATGGTCAACAAGCAGATCGTCGGCCTGATCAACAGCAACGGCGGCAAGGCCATTGGCCTGACCGGCAAGGACGGCCAGCTGCTGACGGCCCGCAAGTTGCGCGTCAAGCACAAGACCCCCGAGATGCTGGCGCCCGAAATCCTTGATATCGGCCATGTCGGCGAAGTCGAGAAGGTCAATGTCAAGGTGCTCGACATGCTGGTCAACTCCGATTTCATTCCGGTTATAGCCCCCATAGGCGTGGGCGAGGACGGCATGTCCTACAACATCAACGCCGACCTGGTTGCCGGCAAGATCGCCGAAGTGCTGAAAGCCGAGAAACTGATACTGCTGACCAATATCGCAGGCCTGCTCGACAAGGAAGGCAAACTGCTGACCGGGCTGTCCACCCGCCAGGTCGACGGCCTGATCGAAGATGGCACTATCTACGGCGGCATGCTGCCCAAGATCGACTGCGCCCTGAGTGCGGTGAAAAACGGCGTCAACAGCGCCCACATCATCGATGGTCGGGTGGAGCATTCCTGCATGCTGGAAATTTTCACCGACGAGGGTGTCGGCACCCTGATCACCAACCGCACGCTCTAG
- the slmA gene encoding nucleoid occlusion factor SlmA: MSEQTKVSRSEQILQALAHMLESNPGQRITTAALAREVGVSEAALYRHFPSKARMFEGLISFIEETLFSRVSLILDSDQGAIRQCEQILTLVLAFVERNPGMARILTGDALAGETDRLRARVHQVFERLETQLRQILREAEIREGLRTHTTAGATANLMLATIEGRIRQFVRSEFRQRPTELWSDQWPRLATGLFRPAA, encoded by the coding sequence ATGAGCGAGCAAACCAAGGTTTCGCGCAGCGAGCAGATTCTGCAGGCGCTGGCACATATGCTCGAAAGCAACCCGGGCCAGCGTATCACCACCGCCGCACTGGCACGGGAGGTCGGCGTGTCGGAAGCTGCCCTGTACCGTCATTTCCCCAGCAAGGCACGCATGTTTGAAGGCCTGATCAGCTTTATCGAGGAAACACTGTTTTCCCGTGTCAGCCTGATTCTGGACTCAGACCAGGGCGCCATCCGCCAGTGCGAGCAAATACTCACCCTGGTGCTGGCATTCGTGGAACGCAATCCTGGCATGGCCCGCATCCTCACCGGTGATGCCCTGGCGGGCGAAACCGACCGCCTGCGCGCACGGGTACACCAGGTGTTCGAGCGCCTCGAAACCCAGCTGCGCCAGATCCTGCGCGAAGCTGAAATACGCGAAGGTCTGCGCACCCACACCACCGCAGGCGCCACCGCCAACCTGATGCTGGCCACCATCGAAGGCCGTATCCGCCAGTTCGTGCGCAGCGAATTCCGCCAGCGTCCGACCGAACTCTGGTCCGACCAGTGGCCGCGCCTGGCCACAGGCCTGTTCCGCCCCGCAGCCTGA
- a CDS encoding sulfite exporter TauE/SafE family protein — translation MTPELLLEHTGLFVLSLLANGLSALAGGGAGLLQLPVLLFLGLSFSVALATHKIASVALGLGATLRHLREGHLEPRFCGYILACGLPGVVLGAWSVLKLPEAWTLLALGLLTCALGIYSGCKKQLGMTFEPRNRDRRGLIIGGIGLLLIGILNGSLTSGTGLFVTLWLVRWFGFDYQRAVSYVLVLVGLFWNGLGALTISLQQAPQWPWLPALLLGALIGAYCGAHLSIAKGNKLVKRAFETLTILVGIKLTGDALALLQLFPVTE, via the coding sequence ATGACGCCCGAACTGCTGCTCGAACATACAGGCCTCTTTGTGCTCTCCTTGCTGGCCAATGGTCTGTCCGCACTGGCAGGCGGCGGGGCCGGCCTGCTGCAACTGCCGGTACTGCTGTTTCTGGGACTGAGTTTCAGCGTGGCGCTGGCGACCCACAAGATAGCCAGCGTGGCACTGGGGCTCGGCGCTACCCTGCGCCACCTGCGCGAAGGTCACCTGGAACCGCGCTTCTGCGGCTACATTCTGGCCTGCGGCCTCCCCGGTGTGGTGCTGGGCGCCTGGAGCGTACTCAAGCTGCCCGAAGCCTGGACACTGCTGGCACTGGGGTTGCTCACCTGCGCCCTGGGAATCTACTCAGGCTGTAAAAAACAGCTCGGCATGACATTCGAGCCCCGCAACCGTGACCGCCGCGGCCTGATCATTGGCGGCATAGGTCTGCTGCTGATCGGCATCCTCAACGGCTCCCTGACCTCAGGTACCGGGCTCTTCGTGACTCTCTGGCTGGTGCGCTGGTTCGGTTTCGACTATCAGCGCGCCGTCAGTTATGTGCTGGTACTGGTCGGACTCTTCTGGAACGGCCTGGGCGCCCTTACGATCAGTCTGCAGCAGGCGCCACAATGGCCCTGGCTGCCGGCCCTGCTGCTCGGTGCCCTTATCGGCGCCTACTGCGGGGCCCACCTGTCCATCGCCAAGGGCAACAAGCTGGTCAAACGCGCCTTCGAAACGCTGACCATTCTGGTGGGCATCAAGCTGACTGGGGACGCACTCGCCCTGCTGCAGCTGTTTCCTGTCACTGAATAG
- a CDS encoding CynX/NimT family MFS transporter codes for MILLKGPFDGRKWAFFLAVLAILVAAGNLRGGLVVVGPLVADIRASLDLSAGEFSLLTALPLICFGLVSGCVPALARRIRAPILVIVALLLIAAGASLRATSLFGMVLTGTLLLGSAIALLNVLIPGLVKGYFPRQIGLMTGLYSVALTLGAGLGVYLAIPLRDAFDAWQAPLLFWALLPLLCLPLWLYMLRVRIQEAPGPSARVTLWRDPTAWALTIFMGLQSFFFYSVATWLPKILMDAGLEDQDAGFATSMINLAGIPANLLTPMIAARMKDQRPLALLVFVLGTAGLCGLWLAPTAAPIFWAALLGLSGSASLSYALALFGLRTQSHVEATALSAMAQSIGYLLAATGPVMLGLVNDWMNNWSGALLLLMLLQLTQFGCGWYAGRPGFVQADSARRGNSNR; via the coding sequence ATGATATTACTCAAAGGCCCCTTTGATGGCCGCAAGTGGGCATTTTTTCTTGCCGTCCTCGCCATTCTGGTGGCGGCGGGCAATCTGCGTGGCGGCCTGGTGGTCGTCGGCCCCCTGGTTGCCGACATCCGTGCCAGCCTCGATTTGTCCGCCGGTGAATTCAGTCTGCTGACCGCCCTGCCACTGATCTGCTTCGGCCTGGTCTCCGGCTGCGTGCCAGCCCTGGCCCGGCGTATTCGCGCACCCATTCTGGTGATAGTGGCGCTGCTGCTCATTGCCGCAGGTGCGAGCCTGCGCGCCACCAGCCTGTTCGGCATGGTACTCACAGGCACCCTGCTGCTGGGCAGTGCCATCGCCTTGCTCAATGTGCTGATTCCGGGACTGGTAAAGGGCTATTTTCCGCGCCAGATCGGCCTGATGACCGGACTCTATTCGGTCGCCCTCACCCTGGGTGCCGGGCTCGGTGTTTATCTCGCCATCCCGCTGCGAGACGCCTTTGATGCCTGGCAGGCACCGCTACTGTTCTGGGCGCTACTGCCCCTGCTGTGCCTGCCGCTGTGGCTTTACATGCTACGGGTACGGATCCAGGAAGCCCCAGGCCCCAGCGCAAGAGTCACACTCTGGCGCGACCCGACCGCCTGGGCGCTCACCATCTTTATGGGCCTGCAGTCCTTTTTCTTTTATTCCGTCGCCACCTGGCTGCCCAAGATATTGATGGATGCGGGTCTTGAAGACCAGGACGCCGGCTTCGCCACCTCCATGATTAATCTGGCGGGCATCCCGGCCAACCTGCTCACACCGATGATCGCCGCCCGCATGAAGGATCAGCGCCCGCTTGCACTGCTGGTGTTTGTGCTGGGTACCGCGGGACTGTGCGGCCTCTGGCTGGCGCCAACCGCAGCACCGATTTTCTGGGCCGCGCTGCTGGGGCTGAGTGGTTCGGCATCCCTGAGCTATGCACTGGCACTGTTCGGCCTGCGCACCCAAAGCCATGTTGAAGCCACCGCACTGTCGGCGATGGCACAGTCCATCGGCTATCTGCTGGCAGCCACTGGGCCTGTGATGCTGGGCCTGGTGAATGACTGGATGAACAACTGGAGCGGCGCCCTGCTGCTGCTGATGCTACTGCAGCTGACACAGTTTGGCTGCGGCTGGTATGCCGGGCGCCCGGGCTTTGTTCAGGCCGACAGTGCGCGCAGGGGCAATAGCAACCGCTGA